The following are from one region of the Candidatus Hydrogenedentota bacterium genome:
- the rho gene encoding transcription termination factor Rho: MSIRELKQMTMTELTETARQLNVEGYSGLKKQDLIFKILQQGIEAAGSIYGEGTLEILPDGFGFLRSSDYSYLPGPDDIYVSPSQIRKFNLRTGDTIQGHVRPPKEGERYFALLKVEAVNYESPDVARDRILFDNLTPLHPDERFRLETKQQEVSTRIMDLISPIGKGQRGLIVAAPFTGKTVLLQKIANAVAENHPEVYVIVLLVDERPEEVTDMQRSVKGEVVASTFDEPHERHVQVAEMVLNKARRLVEHKRDVIILLDSITRLARAYNTIVPASGKVLSGGVDANALQRPKRFFGAARNVEEGGSLTILATALIETGSRMDDVIFEEFKGTGNMEIHLDRRLMEKRIFPAIDVQKSRTRKEELLLETEELQRVWLLLKILSPLSTIEATELLIEKLKKTPTNAEFLAMLQKM, from the coding sequence ATTTCGATCCGTGAACTCAAACAGATGACCATGACGGAACTCACGGAGACAGCGCGGCAACTCAATGTGGAGGGATACAGCGGGCTCAAGAAACAGGACCTGATATTCAAGATCCTGCAGCAGGGCATCGAGGCGGCGGGCTCGATCTATGGCGAAGGCACGCTGGAGATCCTGCCTGACGGCTTCGGTTTCCTGCGGTCGAGCGACTATTCGTATCTCCCCGGTCCGGATGACATCTATGTGTCGCCTTCCCAGATACGCAAGTTCAACCTGCGGACGGGCGATACCATCCAGGGGCACGTGCGGCCTCCCAAGGAAGGCGAACGGTACTTCGCCTTGCTGAAGGTGGAAGCGGTCAATTACGAGAGCCCGGACGTGGCGCGCGACCGGATCCTGTTCGATAACCTGACGCCGCTGCATCCGGATGAACGTTTCCGTCTGGAGACCAAGCAGCAGGAAGTCAGCACCCGCATCATGGACTTGATCTCCCCGATTGGCAAAGGGCAGCGTGGTTTGATCGTGGCGGCCCCGTTCACCGGAAAGACGGTGTTGCTTCAGAAGATTGCCAATGCTGTCGCTGAGAACCATCCGGAGGTGTACGTTATCGTGTTGCTGGTCGACGAACGCCCCGAAGAAGTGACCGACATGCAACGGTCGGTGAAGGGCGAGGTCGTGGCCTCCACCTTCGACGAACCCCACGAGCGGCACGTGCAAGTCGCTGAGATGGTGCTCAACAAGGCGCGACGCCTCGTCGAGCACAAGCGCGACGTGATCATCCTGCTCGATTCGATCACGCGTTTGGCGCGCGCGTACAACACCATAGTGCCGGCGAGCGGCAAGGTGTTGTCGGGCGGCGTGGACGCTAACGCCCTGCAGCGGCCGAAACGCTTTTTCGGCGCGGCCCGCAATGTCGAAGAAGGAGGAAGCCTTACCATCCTCGCGACGGCTTTGATCGAGACCGGCAGCCGCATGGACGACGTGATTTTCGAGGAGTTCAAGGGTACCGGGAATATGGAGATCCACCTCGATCGCCGTCTCATGGAAAAGCGCATCTTCCCTGCGATCGACGTGCAGAAATCCCGTACGCGCAAGGAAGAACTCCTCCTCGAGACAGAAGAGCTGCAACGCGTCTGGTTGTTGCTCAAGATCCTAAGTCCGTTGAGCACCATCGAGGCGACAGAGTTGTTGATCGAAAAGCTCAAAAAGACCCCAACAAACGCCGAGTTCCTGGCGATGCTGCAGAAGATGTAG
- a CDS encoding sigma-54 dependent transcriptional regulator: MTTSSNDVPGVSEAVKVPLHEYLVGESEVICETREMLGRLAGSKLTVLLTGETGTGKDIAARMLHNLSPRLGKPFIKVNCPAIPESILESELFGYERGAFTGARNSKPGRFELANKGTIFLDEIAETPYTVQTKLLQVLDGEPFIRIGGVAPIHTDVRIVAATNVELEETVRRGRMREDIYYRLSEVHVRMPALRERPEDIPPLAEHFNYHFSQKQDREYRPLDPALVLEMQGLPWPGNVRELAARVRKYVATGNPEMLLTEGGPDIPAGVASARTGRVFTIESEPEQLTAGQTRESEPDKPPSREFISLKQAVQKAVETTERALIEEALRHTLWNRRKAARLLKISYSSLLRRIDAYSIGKSATENE; encoded by the coding sequence GTGACCACTTCCTCTAACGATGTTCCTGGTGTTTCAGAGGCCGTCAAGGTCCCTCTTCACGAATATCTCGTCGGGGAGAGCGAGGTCATTTGCGAGACCCGCGAGATGCTCGGCCGCCTTGCCGGTTCGAAACTGACGGTGCTCCTGACCGGGGAGACCGGCACGGGTAAAGATATTGCCGCACGCATGCTCCATAATCTCTCGCCGCGCCTCGGGAAGCCATTCATCAAGGTGAACTGTCCGGCGATTCCCGAAAGTATTCTCGAAAGCGAGTTGTTTGGGTATGAGCGAGGCGCTTTCACCGGGGCACGTAACTCGAAGCCGGGCCGGTTCGAGCTGGCGAACAAAGGAACGATATTTCTTGACGAAATTGCGGAAACTCCGTACACTGTACAGACGAAGCTTCTTCAGGTTCTCGACGGCGAACCGTTTATCCGGATAGGCGGAGTAGCGCCAATTCACACGGACGTGCGCATCGTTGCCGCAACGAATGTGGAATTGGAGGAAACGGTACGCCGGGGAAGAATGCGGGAGGACATCTACTACCGTTTGAGTGAAGTCCACGTCCGCATGCCTGCTCTGAGGGAACGGCCGGAAGACATTCCCCCGCTGGCGGAACACTTTAATTATCACTTTTCTCAGAAACAGGACCGGGAATACCGTCCGTTGGACCCGGCTCTGGTCTTGGAGATGCAGGGTCTGCCTTGGCCGGGCAATGTACGCGAATTGGCAGCGCGTGTGCGCAAGTATGTGGCGACCGGCAATCCGGAGATGTTGTTGACGGAGGGCGGGCCGGACATTCCCGCTGGGGTTGCGTCCGCACGGACGGGCCGGGTTTTCACGATTGAATCAGAACCTGAACAGCTCACGGCAGGACAAACACGGGAATCAGAGCCCGATAAGCCGCCGTCAAGAGAGTTTATCTCTTTGAAGCAAGCGGTACAGAAGGCGGTTGAAACGACGGAACGTGCGTTGATTGAGGAAGCGCTTCGCCATACCTTGTGGAACAGGCGCAAGGCGGCAAGGCTTCTGAAGATTAGCTATAGTTCGCTGTTGCGGCGAATTGACGCGTACAGTATTGGTAAGAGCGCCACGGAAAACGAATAA
- a CDS encoding SLBB domain-containing protein: MRLWMILPALLLCVGLVSEGCASGSQTVIQPRDPDNEGSKIIGETMDIKTGELMGKPEEQKDLMPVVGASGKPVLTPEDIGSVLYRIEAGDQLEFRSYDDPTLNQAVIVRYDGHISLPMVPDLRVQNLTREEATEAVRQAYAEVFREPLVSLAVIATTSKTYHVMGDVQNPQEFPYLKPISVLDAINQAGGPRVNQRGGDSFVGSRGALTQALIIRRQGSERDVIECDLSKYREPAVSPADTLVLPNDIVYVPEGVNLVYVLGEARRPDVYQLMEGTTLLQLLTRASGFIETTGRMRQVVLIREVKEEMNRVYLVNIREILRTGQDIEMKPGDIVYIPLKPLIRLQQFVARFTGSISPLMSLYRQAYDTYYTDRRYDTMFDTGDATTAEMLTILDSIRSFGSLTTSIPTP; encoded by the coding sequence ATGAGGCTCTGGATGATCCTCCCGGCGTTATTACTATGTGTTGGCCTTGTTTCAGAGGGATGCGCCAGCGGGTCGCAGACGGTTATCCAACCGCGGGACCCGGACAACGAGGGGAGCAAGATCATCGGCGAGACCATGGACATCAAGACCGGCGAGCTGATGGGTAAACCCGAAGAGCAAAAGGACCTGATGCCCGTAGTGGGCGCGAGTGGCAAGCCCGTGCTTACGCCTGAGGATATCGGTAGTGTGCTGTACCGTATCGAGGCCGGTGACCAGCTTGAGTTTCGTTCCTACGACGACCCGACTCTGAACCAAGCGGTTATTGTTCGCTACGACGGCCACATCTCGTTGCCGATGGTGCCGGACCTGAGGGTGCAGAATCTGACTCGGGAAGAGGCGACGGAAGCCGTTCGCCAAGCGTATGCGGAAGTATTCCGGGAGCCGCTGGTGTCCCTGGCGGTAATCGCAACCACGAGCAAAACATACCACGTCATGGGCGACGTGCAGAATCCACAAGAGTTTCCGTATTTGAAGCCCATTTCCGTGCTTGATGCGATAAACCAGGCGGGCGGCCCACGGGTCAACCAGCGGGGAGGAGACTCGTTTGTGGGTTCGCGTGGCGCACTCACGCAGGCCCTGATCATCCGCCGCCAAGGCAGCGAGCGGGATGTGATCGAGTGTGACTTGAGCAAGTACCGCGAGCCGGCGGTCAGCCCGGCCGATACCCTGGTGCTTCCTAACGATATCGTGTATGTGCCGGAGGGAGTCAACCTGGTGTATGTGCTGGGGGAAGCGCGCCGCCCGGATGTTTATCAACTCATGGAGGGCACAACCCTGTTGCAGTTGTTGACTCGGGCCAGCGGTTTCATTGAGACGACAGGACGCATGAGACAAGTGGTTCTAATTCGCGAAGTGAAAGAAGAAATGAACCGGGTATACCTGGTCAACATCCGCGAGATTCTGCGGACCGGCCAGGATATCGAGATGAAGCCGGGGGATATTGTGTATATACCTCTGAAACCATTGATTCGGTTGCAGCAATTCGTAGCACGGTTTACAGGCTCGATATCACCTCTGATGTCTCTCTACCGCCAGGCATACGATACCTACTACACGGACCGCCGGTATGACACCATGTTTGATACAGGAGATGCGACCACCGCGGAAATGTTGACGATTCTCGACAGCATCCGGAGTTTTGGTTCTCTGACAACATCGATACCCACGCCGTAG
- a CDS encoding polysaccharide biosynthesis tyrosine autokinase has translation MSTEFSTELGLPLPSAPAGMHGERALNLMRLIRLRTPLILGVFLVLAVPSLTAAFFLVPEEYTANKTIRFAANPVTLLGEESRQGATMNYDRWVRTQAFEITQPTVMQRVLDVPDIRGIREIQQAENPLTYLQDLVQARVLSGSENVEVQCTAPNKELAEKVLQATVTNYMALAVTAAVSDTSTRRATLTDEREELQKELDILRGRIKNMKEQLGVAPGTLSALGPTETGADRENLSAAEKSKIEAINRIESLKGVLANIAAYRKQLQEAPQQPIFDLDIEAQIRNDVEVGIIQQELAQAKSQIAVLEEKYTVDAPPLKALRNTRDSLESRLAQALAEARARQLESAEARTNQELKVAEKALEEAETQIEKFQRRIEEQTDLAVKAAGQQAGIEALQSEESDLVDKIKHIEGIIYSIDVESKAPGRISLTSGLFPPARVDYGRRKQLMALAFLASACVAVAVGLWRELTDKQIRSAQDVALLTGLPVLATVPHASLEQLDPKRGGSLLLTAEEPGSTSADQFRRILTRIIYPPEGSAELNTCLVVSPGRGDGKTSLACNLATALAQAGRRVLLVDINARNPKVEEAFGMEPGPGLGDILFGKREPNEIVRQTDYSNLYVIGPGEQRDIVIGKLASRDMVAFFEQAEQAFDHVIIDTPPALLMADAKLLAPVVDGVVVVVGVGASTTGMVQRCLTDLRQIGANVIGLVLNKARATRGGYLRTNLLQYYDYLEEGREKQTPMPEIRLEYNEQDPDATIVLVDAEEEGGEPPKE, from the coding sequence ATGAGTACGGAGTTTTCGACAGAACTTGGCCTACCTCTTCCGTCGGCGCCTGCCGGGATGCATGGCGAGCGCGCGCTAAACCTGATGCGTCTGATTCGCTTGCGCACCCCGTTGATTCTCGGCGTTTTTCTGGTGTTGGCGGTGCCCTCGCTTACCGCGGCTTTTTTCCTGGTTCCTGAAGAATACACAGCGAACAAGACAATCCGGTTTGCCGCAAATCCGGTCACATTACTGGGCGAAGAGAGCCGTCAGGGCGCAACGATGAACTATGACCGCTGGGTTCGCACACAGGCATTCGAGATAACGCAGCCCACGGTTATGCAACGGGTGCTGGACGTTCCGGACATCCGCGGAATCCGGGAGATTCAACAAGCTGAAAACCCCTTGACGTATCTTCAAGACCTGGTGCAAGCGCGCGTTCTCAGCGGCAGCGAGAACGTTGAGGTGCAGTGTACCGCGCCGAACAAAGAGCTTGCGGAGAAGGTACTGCAAGCCACTGTCACCAACTATATGGCGCTCGCGGTGACGGCGGCGGTCAGCGACACAAGCACGCGGCGAGCCACGCTGACCGACGAGCGCGAGGAGCTTCAAAAGGAGCTGGATATTCTGCGCGGGCGCATCAAGAACATGAAAGAACAGCTGGGTGTCGCGCCCGGCACCCTATCCGCGTTAGGCCCGACGGAAACCGGGGCTGACCGCGAAAACCTGTCGGCGGCCGAGAAGAGCAAGATCGAGGCAATAAACCGCATCGAAAGCTTGAAAGGGGTGTTGGCAAACATCGCGGCCTATAGAAAGCAATTGCAGGAGGCGCCGCAACAACCTATTTTCGACCTCGATATCGAGGCGCAGATTCGCAACGATGTCGAGGTGGGAATCATCCAGCAGGAACTGGCCCAGGCAAAGAGCCAGATCGCGGTCCTTGAAGAGAAATATACCGTCGACGCCCCGCCCCTGAAGGCGTTGCGCAATACACGGGATTCTCTCGAGAGCCGGCTGGCGCAAGCGCTGGCGGAGGCCCGCGCCCGGCAGCTGGAATCCGCCGAGGCCCGCACCAACCAGGAATTGAAGGTGGCCGAAAAAGCTCTCGAAGAAGCGGAGACTCAGATCGAGAAGTTTCAGCGCCGGATAGAAGAACAGACCGATCTGGCCGTGAAAGCCGCAGGGCAGCAGGCTGGTATCGAGGCTCTTCAGTCCGAAGAGAGCGACCTCGTAGACAAAATCAAGCATATTGAGGGCATCATTTACAGTATCGACGTCGAAAGCAAGGCGCCGGGCCGCATCTCGCTCACATCCGGTTTGTTTCCACCGGCGCGGGTGGACTATGGCCGGCGGAAACAGTTGATGGCGCTGGCGTTTCTTGCATCGGCCTGCGTTGCCGTAGCCGTAGGGCTGTGGCGTGAACTGACCGACAAGCAAATCCGAAGCGCCCAAGACGTGGCGCTTTTAACCGGGTTGCCGGTCTTGGCGACGGTGCCTCATGCAAGCCTTGAGCAGTTGGATCCGAAACGGGGCGGGAGCCTTCTGCTCACCGCAGAGGAGCCCGGATCGACGTCTGCGGATCAATTCCGCCGGATCCTCACGCGCATCATTTATCCGCCCGAGGGTTCGGCCGAGTTGAATACGTGCCTCGTGGTAAGCCCGGGGCGCGGAGACGGAAAAACATCGTTAGCGTGTAATCTCGCCACCGCCTTGGCCCAGGCGGGACGTCGGGTTCTTCTGGTAGACATCAATGCCCGCAACCCTAAAGTTGAGGAGGCTTTCGGCATGGAGCCGGGGCCGGGCCTGGGAGATATTCTGTTCGGCAAGAGAGAGCCTAACGAAATCGTGCGCCAAACTGATTACTCGAACCTTTACGTGATCGGACCCGGCGAACAACGCGACATCGTCATCGGGAAATTGGCGTCGCGCGATATGGTAGCCTTTTTCGAACAGGCCGAGCAGGCCTTCGATCACGTCATTATTGACACGCCGCCAGCGTTGCTCATGGCAGACGCGAAACTGTTGGCGCCTGTTGTGGACGGAGTCGTTGTGGTGGTGGGCGTAGGCGCGTCGACAACCGGCATGGTGCAACGGTGTCTGACGGATCTGCGGCAAATAGGGGCAAACGTGATCGGCTTGGTGCTGAACAAGGCGAGGGCGACCCGGGGCGGTTATTTGCGCACGAATCTCCTTCAGTACTACGACTACCTCGAGGAGGGGCGCGAGAAACAAACCCCCATGCCGGAGATCCGGCTCGAATACAACGAACAAGACCCTGACGCGACGATTGTGCTTGTCGATGCGGAGGAAGAGGGCGGGGAACCGCCGAAGGAGTAG
- a CDS encoding acyltransferase codes for MPLRFLRPLGRKLALFVFEMWARAQIRGHVAPGVQFFGFVTVEGSGMIDIGKGSRIGKNVFLETQESGRIEIGENCVINNGATIVSYERIGVKDFVMMGEYATIRDANHGKKPGERMRLQPHTAAAVMIGEDVWIGRGVCILNGVTVGDGAIIGANSVVTRDVESNVVVAGAPARPIGVR; via the coding sequence ATGCCGCTGCGCTTTTTGCGTCCTCTGGGACGAAAGCTAGCCTTATTTGTATTTGAGATGTGGGCGCGGGCGCAGATCCGCGGACACGTGGCGCCAGGCGTGCAGTTCTTCGGTTTTGTGACGGTCGAAGGTTCCGGCATGATTGACATCGGCAAGGGAAGCCGGATTGGAAAGAACGTATTCCTGGAGACACAAGAAAGCGGCAGAATCGAGATTGGCGAGAATTGCGTCATAAACAACGGGGCTACCATTGTCTCGTACGAAAGAATCGGCGTCAAGGACTTCGTCATGATGGGCGAATATGCGACTATCCGAGATGCCAACCACGGCAAGAAGCCTGGAGAACGCATGCGCTTGCAGCCTCACACCGCCGCGGCAGTTATGATTGGTGAGGACGTATGGATTGGCCGGGGCGTATGCATATTGAACGGAGTGACTGTCGGTGATGGCGCGATTATCGGGGCTAACAGCGTTGTGACGCGCGATGTGGAGTCAAACGTCGTTGTCGCTGGCGCGCCCGCGCGGCCCATCGGAGTTCGATGA
- a CDS encoding WecB/TagA/CpsF family glycosyltransferase — translation MQAERAVERQDRLCPSEATACPIGETELFGVRFSNASFEEVCRWADEKIARRSPAYVFTPNVDHVCRLHRDAEFREAYAGAGLRVPDGVPLIWCARLLGKPLREKLSGSDLVPRLSAYAAEKGYRIFFLGAGEGIAEEAARKLREKHPSLQVAGCYSPPMHFECDPEQNQETVERVRASRADMCFVALASPRQELWLWHYTTAMEVPVVLGIGAGLDFAAGRVPRAPLWVQRIGCEWLWRLMHEPRRLWRRYLVDDSYFLILLLREIGRRLGKESLRP, via the coding sequence ATGCAAGCCGAAAGGGCGGTTGAGAGACAAGACCGGCTGTGCCCATCGGAGGCGACGGCCTGTCCAATAGGAGAAACCGAGTTGTTCGGGGTGCGCTTCTCGAACGCCTCGTTTGAAGAGGTGTGTCGTTGGGCGGATGAGAAGATCGCGCGCCGATCCCCGGCATACGTTTTTACCCCCAACGTTGACCATGTCTGCCGGCTCCATCGTGACGCCGAATTCCGAGAAGCATATGCCGGCGCGGGGCTTCGCGTGCCCGACGGGGTGCCGCTGATATGGTGCGCAAGGCTTCTGGGCAAACCCCTGCGGGAGAAGCTCAGCGGGTCAGATTTGGTACCGCGCCTCTCGGCTTACGCCGCCGAAAAGGGATATCGCATTTTCTTTCTTGGCGCGGGCGAAGGCATAGCGGAGGAAGCCGCCAGGAAGTTGCGTGAGAAGCATCCATCGTTACAGGTTGCTGGATGCTACAGCCCGCCGATGCATTTTGAATGCGACCCGGAGCAGAACCAGGAGACTGTGGAACGTGTGCGTGCATCCCGGGCCGACATGTGCTTTGTCGCCCTTGCTTCACCAAGACAAGAGTTGTGGCTCTGGCATTACACGACAGCCATGGAAGTACCGGTGGTTTTGGGAATTGGGGCGGGCCTGGACTTTGCAGCGGGGCGAGTGCCCCGGGCGCCGTTGTGGGTGCAACGAATCGGGTGTGAGTGGCTTTGGAGGCTCATGCACGAGCCGCGACGTTTGTGGCGTCGCTATCTTGTGGACGACAGCTATTTTCTAATACTCTTGCTTAGAGAAATCGGGCGGCGCTTGGGCAAAGAATCGTTAAGACCGTAA